A stretch of the uncultured Desulfobacter sp. genome encodes the following:
- a CDS encoding integration host factor subunit alpha codes for MTITKMDIVEKISETLDLSGAEAKNTVEEMLEIIKLTLASGNDIMISGFGKFQINEKAPRKGRNPSTGETMTLAGRKIVTFKCSGKLRNKINETETAN; via the coding sequence TTGACGATTACCAAAATGGATATTGTAGAAAAAATATCAGAAACACTTGATTTATCAGGCGCTGAGGCCAAAAACACGGTGGAAGAGATGCTTGAAATTATCAAATTAACCCTGGCATCCGGAAACGACATCATGATATCTGGATTTGGGAAATTCCAGATAAATGAAAAAGCACCCAGGAAGGGCAGAAATCCGTCAACCGGCGAAACAATGACGCTGGCAGGCAGAAAAATTGTGACCTTCAAATGTTCCGGCAAACTGAGAAACAAAATCAACGAAACAGAGACCGCTAATTAA
- the fliS gene encoding flagellar export chaperone FliS, which produces MVYNALSSYQKVQVSSEINPQKLILMLYDGAIKRISFAREGVINKDPKQRGENLSKAIAIIAELNASLRDIEDEQIFFLKSLFVAMMQELCKVSISNDIQTLDRATKYLMELKRIWETSVMGLEDKEGKNNTTAGQKKDVSSMSYSGYEKHGLKTSIAI; this is translated from the coding sequence ATGGTATACAATGCCCTTAGTTCCTATCAAAAAGTCCAGGTTAGCAGTGAAATCAATCCACAAAAATTGATCCTCATGCTTTATGATGGCGCTATCAAACGTATTAGTTTTGCCAGGGAAGGGGTGATTAACAAAGATCCCAAGCAAAGAGGCGAAAATTTGAGCAAGGCCATTGCCATTATAGCCGAGCTCAACGCATCCCTTCGAGATATCGAGGATGAGCAAATTTTCTTTTTAAAAAGCCTCTTTGTAGCTATGATGCAGGAGCTTTGCAAGGTTTCTATCTCCAACGACATTCAAACCCTGGACCGGGCAACCAAATATCTGATGGAGCTCAAACGGATATGGGAAACCAGCGTAATGGGCCTGGAAGATAAGGAGGGGAAAAACAATACAACGGCTGGGCAAAAAAAAGACGTTTCTTCTATGAGTTATTCCGGGTATGAAAAACATGGCCTTAAAACAAGTATTGCCATTTAA
- a CDS encoding flagellar protein FlaG, which yields MNVTGNAIINTDRPETGIRTQETTVAETASDKITKLSELKQAESSSIDTKRAESRTSEQKRDESDNQAKLTRKDVEEMVEALEDFANTVQTRLNFSIDDDTEDVVVKIMDKETDEVIKQFPAEEILELREKMQDLSGLLFSTNV from the coding sequence ATGAATGTAACAGGAAATGCAATAATCAATACAGACAGACCTGAAACCGGTATTCGGACTCAGGAAACTACTGTTGCCGAGACTGCAAGTGACAAAATTACCAAACTGTCCGAGTTAAAGCAGGCGGAATCTTCTTCGATAGACACCAAGCGGGCTGAAAGCCGGACTTCTGAACAAAAAAGAGATGAGTCCGATAATCAGGCCAAATTGACCAGAAAAGATGTTGAAGAGATGGTGGAGGCCCTTGAGGACTTTGCCAACACGGTTCAGACAAGGCTGAATTTCAGCATTGATGACGATACCGAAGATGTGGTTGTCAAAATTATGGACAAAGAAACCGATGAAGTCATCAAACAGTTTCCTGCAGAAGAGATACTTGAGCTTCGGGAAAAGATGCAGGATTTAAGCGGCCTTTTATTCAGTACGAATGTTTAA
- the fliW gene encoding flagellar assembly protein FliW — MKINTRQFGEVSIDDDKIINMPDGIPGFKQQKRYVILEKKDTAPFYLFQCVDDPNLAFVIMDPLRFYPEYTLSVKDFDKTIKWEFGKEELSCFVIVTIPKGKPEDMTANFMAPIVINNERKEGMQLILQGSPYSHQQLLLKEEKN, encoded by the coding sequence ATGAAGATTAATACAAGGCAATTCGGCGAAGTAAGTATTGATGATGATAAAATCATCAATATGCCGGATGGTATTCCCGGATTCAAGCAGCAGAAACGATATGTTATCCTTGAGAAAAAGGATACCGCTCCTTTTTATCTGTTTCAATGCGTGGATGATCCGAATCTGGCATTTGTGATCATGGACCCCCTTCGTTTTTACCCTGAGTACACACTATCGGTTAAAGATTTTGATAAGACGATTAAATGGGAATTTGGAAAGGAAGAGCTCTCCTGTTTTGTTATTGTCACTATTCCCAAAGGCAAACCCGAAGATATGACGGCAAATTTTATGGCGCCTATTGTGATTAACAATGAAAGAAAAGAAGGGATGCAGCTGATACTTCAGGGCAGTCCGTACTCACACCAGCAGCTGCTTTTAAAAGAAGAAAAAAATTAA
- the csrA gene encoding carbon storage regulator CsrA, translated as MLILTRKVGESIVIANDIIVKVVETGKNSIRIGIDAPREISVLRQEVFDAIQKENILSSQKPDNIDIARAAKLIGNNDKESE; from the coding sequence ATGCTTATTCTAACACGAAAAGTTGGTGAAAGTATCGTTATTGCCAATGATATCATCGTAAAGGTGGTTGAAACCGGCAAAAACAGTATTCGGATAGGTATTGATGCACCCAGGGAAATATCGGTTCTGCGACAGGAGGTTTTTGACGCCATCCAAAAGGAAAATATACTGTCCTCCCAAAAGCCGGATAACATTGATATTGCAAGGGCAGCCAAACTGATTGGTAATAACGACAAGGAGTCTGAATAA
- the flgN gene encoding flagellar export chaperone FlgN has protein sequence MEKAADKIQNLLKEKLACYQQLHQILKAEKKAIGDIDLGMIWETTRAKKDLAGKIETLRSNMLAACQNHFPGMKKKMDIKTDSFSLTELVYALPLPNKHKKKIRELKRTIDKEKEIVAYFIKSNQIQVEKHLSVVDNIMDLIGNNVAQARYNGKGMVPRKRKNNCLFMAQV, from the coding sequence ATGGAAAAAGCTGCCGATAAAATCCAAAACTTACTCAAAGAAAAACTTGCCTGCTACCAGCAACTGCACCAGATATTAAAGGCTGAAAAAAAGGCTATCGGAGACATTGACCTTGGCATGATCTGGGAAACAACCCGGGCCAAAAAAGATCTTGCCGGCAAAATCGAGACATTGCGAAGTAACATGCTTGCAGCATGCCAAAATCACTTTCCCGGTATGAAAAAGAAAATGGATATAAAAACGGATTCGTTTTCCCTGACTGAACTGGTATATGCCCTGCCGCTGCCCAACAAACACAAAAAAAAAATCAGAGAACTCAAGCGCACCATTGATAAAGAAAAAGAGATCGTGGCCTATTTTATAAAATCCAATCAGATTCAAGTTGAAAAACATCTATCTGTTGTGGATAACATCATGGATTTGATTGGAAATAACGTTGCACAGGCACGGTACAACGGCAAAGGCATGGTACCCCGGAAAAGAAAAAACAACTGCCTGTTCATGGCCCAGGTGTAG
- a CDS encoding rod-binding protein has translation MSIQMPGAITPVTESRNNTEAARQLQRNKDLEKACQGFEGLMLDTLMQRMRDTLPGDSLFPESNASDIYQSMHDQYLTDNLSLGGRVTGFKEFLYQQLQGDV, from the coding sequence ATGTCAATTCAAATGCCCGGAGCGATCACTCCAGTTACAGAGTCACGAAATAACACTGAGGCAGCCCGACAGCTTCAGCGGAACAAAGATCTTGAAAAAGCCTGCCAGGGGTTTGAGGGGCTGATGCTTGACACCTTGATGCAGCGTATGCGGGATACCCTGCCCGGAGACAGCCTTTTCCCCGAAAGTAATGCGTCGGATATCTACCAGTCTATGCATGACCAGTATCTAACGGATAATTTATCCCTGGGAGGTCGTGTCACCGGATTCAAAGAATTTTTATATCAGCAGCTTCAGGGAGACGTATGA